In Lutra lutra chromosome 5, mLutLut1.2, whole genome shotgun sequence, a single genomic region encodes these proteins:
- the PCDHB4 gene encoding protocadherin beta-4, protein METLERIQPNRQVMAFILMVFLSQARTEPMRYSVMEETESGSFVAHLTKDLGLGIGELAARSARVVSDDDKQRLQLDRQTGDLLLREKLDREELCGPVEPCVLHFQVFLQTPVQFFEGELSIQDVNDHSPVFPTREMLLKIPENSQPGTLFPLKLAQDLDVGSNGLQKYTLSPNSHFHVLTRSHSEGKKYADLVQDKALDREEQSEFSLTLTALDGGSPPKSGTMTVQILIIDVNDNAPEFVHTPYEVQVLENSPLGSPVLSVSARDIDAGNFGSVSYSLFQASDEIKQTFSINEVTGEIRLTKKLDFEQIKSYHVEIEAIDGGGLSGKGSVVIDVVDVNDNAPELTITSLTNSVPENAPETVVSVFRIRDRDSGDNGKMICSIPDDLPFLLKPTFKNFYTLVTESPLDRESQAEYNITITVTDLGTPRLKTQHNLTVTVSDVNDNAPTFSQTSYTLRVRENNSPALHIGSVSATDRDSGANAQVTYSLLPPHDPQLPLGSLVSINADNGQLFALRSLDFEALQAFEFRVGAADRGSPALSSQALVRVLVADANDNAPFVLYPLQNGSAPCTELVPRAAEAGYLVAKVVAVDGDSGQNAWLSYQLLKATEPGLFGVWAHNGEVRTARPLSERDAVQHRLLVLVRDHGEPPLSASVTLHVLLVDGFSQPYLPLPDAAAAEARADPLTVYLVVALASVSSLFLFSVLVFVAVRLCRRSRAASGGGCSVPEGPFPGHLVDVSGAGTLSHSYQYEVCLRGGSGTGEFKFLKPIFPNLLIEDTEREIQDNPNYRNSFVFS, encoded by the coding sequence ATGGAGACGCTAGAGAGAATTCAACCAAACAGGCAAGTGATGGCCTTTATTTTGATGGTGTTCTTGTCTCAGGCTCGCACCGAGCCTATGCGTTATTCTGTGATGGAAGAAACAGAGAGTGGCTCCTTTGTAGCCCATCTGACCAAAGATCTGGGCCTGGGAATTGGGGAACTGGCCGCCCGGTCGGCCCGGGTGGTGTCTGATGATGACAAGCAGCGCTTGCAGCTGGATCGTCAGACCGGAGATTTGCTTTTGAGGGAGAAACTAGACCGGGAAGAGCTATGTGGCCCTGTTGAACCGTGTGTACTGCACTTCCAAGTGTTCCTCCAAACGCCGGTTCAATTTTTTGAAGGAGAGTTATCAATCCAGGACGTAAATGACCACTCCCCAGTGTTCCCGACTAGGGAAATGCTCTTGAAAATACCGGAAAACAGCCAGCCAGGGACTCTGTTTCCGTTGAAACTAGCTCAGGATTTGGATGTGGGCAGCAATGGTCTTCAAAAATACACTCTCAGCCCCAATTCTCATTTTCATGTACTAACTCGAAGTCATAGTGAGGGCAAGAAATACGCAGATTTGGTGCAGGACAAAGCGCTGGATCGAGAGGAGCAGTCTGAGTTCAGCTTAACCCTCACGGCACTGGATGGTGGGTCTCCGCCTAAGTCTGGCACCATGACAGTGCAAATCCTGATCATAGACGTCAATGACAATGCTCCAGAGTTTGTGCACACCCCATATGAGGTGCAGGTCTTGGAAAACAGCCCCCTAGGCTCCCCAGTACTTAGTGTCTCAGCTAGAGATATAGATGCTGGAAACTTCGGGAGTGTTTCATATAGCTTGTTCCAAGCATCAGATGAAATTAAACAAACTTTCTCAATAAATGAAGTCACAGGAGAAATCCGATTGACAAAGAAACTGGATTTTGAACAAATTAAATCTTACCACGTGGAAATTGAGGCTATAGACGGAGGAGGCCTTTCTGGAAAAGGCTCTGTAGTCATAGACGTGGTGGATGTGAACGACAACGCCCCTGAACTTACCATAACTTCACTCACCAACTCCGTCCCAGAAAATGCGCCTGAGACTGTAGTCTCTGTCTTCAGAATTCGGGATCGAGACTCTGGAGACAATGGGAAGATGATTTGCTCTATTCCAGATGATCTGCCGTTCCTTCTGAAACCGACTTTCAAGAATTTCTACACCCTAGTAACAGAGAGCCCCCTCGACAGAGAGAGTCAGGCCGAGTACAACATCACCATCACCGTCACCGACCTGGGGACCCCCAGGCTGAAAACCCAGCACAACCTAACGGTGACGGTGTCCGACGTCAACGACAACGCCCCGACCTTCAGCCAGACGTCCTACACCCTGCGCGTCCGCGAGAACAACAGCCCCGCGCTGCACATCGGCAGCGTGAGCGCCACCGACAGAGACTCGGGCGCCAACGCCCAGGTCACCTACTCGCTGCTGCCGCCCCACGACCCGCAGCTGCCGCTGGGCTCGCTGGTGTCCATCAACGCGGACAACGGGCAGCTGTTCGCGCTCAGGTCGCTGGATTTCGAGGCGCTGCAGGCGTTCGAGTTCCGCGTGGGCGCGGCCGACCGCGGCTCGCCGGCGCTCAGCAGCCAGGCGCTGGTGCGCGTGCTGGTGGCGGACGCCAACGACAACGCGCCCTTCGTGCTGTACCCGCTGCAGAACGGCTCGGCGCCCTGCACCGAGCTGGTGCCGCGGGCGGCCGAGGCGGGCTACCTGGTGGCCAAGGTGGTGGCGGTGGACGGCGACTCGGGCCAGAACGCCTGGCTGTCGTACCAGCTGCTCAAGGCCACGGAGCCCGGGCTGTTCGGCGTGTGGGCGCACAACGGCGAGGTGCGCACGGCGCGGCCGCTGAGCGAGCGCGACGCCGTCCAGCACAGGCTGCTGGTGCTGGTCCGGGACCACGGCGAGCCGCCGCTGTCGGCCAGCGTCACGCTGCACGTGCTGCTGGTGGACGGCTTCTCGCAGCCCTACCTGCCGCTGCCGGACGCGGCGGCGGCCGAGGCCCGCGCCGACCCGCTCACCGTCTACCTGGTGGTGGCCTTGGCGTCCGTGTCGTCGCTCTTCCTGTTCTCGGTGCTGGTGTTCGTGGCGGTGCGGCTGTGCAGGAGGAGCCGGGCGGCGTCGGGGGGCGGCTGCTCGGTGCCCGAGGGTCCGTTTCCGGGCCACCTGGTGGACGTCAGCGGCGCGGGGACCCTGTCTCACAGCTACCAGTATGAGGTGTGTCTGAGGGGAGGATCTGGGACCGGTGAGTTCAAGTTCTTGAAGCCAATATTTCCCAACCTCTTGATTGAGGACACTGAGAGAGAAATTCAAGACAACCCCAACTACAGGAATAGCTTTGTATTCAGTTAA